The DNA sequence CAGAAAGCCGAAGGGTAAGTTTATCCAGATCATCGACTCGTCCGGCAGGATCGGTGCAAAAATGAATGATATAGAAACAGAAACTGTGCCAACGAGTTTCAGTACCCTGGAGCGGGCCCTCAGGGGCGAAGTTGTATATGAAACAATCGAGACAGCGCGTCCGCGGTTAAGGATGGTAACAATTCCGATTATTGTGGGAAAACAAAAGGTGACAAGCATCATCCAGATCGGTACGTCGCTGGAAGAATTCGATGAGACGATGAGAAAGCTCTTTATCATCATGATAATCAGTATTCCCACGTCGATCGGCGTGACTATCGCTACAGGCTATTTTATGGCAAAAAAGACACTAAAACCCGTTGATCAGATAAGAAAGGCAGCGGTCAAGATATCTTCGAGCAACCTCGACGAGCGAATCGATATAAGGGGAAGAAAAGACGAACTGGGTAAGCTCGCAGAGACATTCAACGCAATGATCAGCAGGCTCAAGGATGCCTTCCAGAGGATCAACCAGTTTAGTATCGATGTGTCGCATGAGCTCAAGACGCCCCTTACGATCCTGAAAGGTGAGACAGAGGTTGCGTTACGGAAAGAAAGGGACACGGGCGACTATAAAAAACTTCTTGCGAGCAACCTTGAGGAGATCGACAGGATGTCGAGGATCATCGATGACCTGCTCTTACTGTCGAAGGCAGAGACACAT is a window from the Syntrophorhabdaceae bacterium genome containing:
- a CDS encoding heavy metal sensor histidine kinase, with translation MKKINLPIKWKLTIWYGGILALILVVFSSGVYIYFRNSLERSIDAKIKSIGDVLSSSLTETHNRTIFGNFERYLENVLGRKPKGKFIQIIDSSGRIGAKMNDIETETVPTSFSTLERALRGEVVYETIETARPRLRMVTIPIIVGKQKVTSIIQIGTSLEEFDETMRKLFIIMIISIPTSIGVTIATGYFMAKKTLKPVDQIRKAAVKISSSNLDERIDIRGRKDELGKLAETFNAMISRLKDAFQRINQFSIDVSHELKTPLTILKGETEVALRKERDTGDYKKLLASNLEEIDRMSRIIDDLLLLSKAETHDIRLNLEDISLRDLVADVCVNMRIFAENKGIQLVVNELEDVRVRGDELKLRRMLWNILENGIKYTQKGGLVTVSSHVNNGYVAIRVKDNGTGISQEDIRYIFDRFYRADRSRKRESGSGLGLSISKWIAEAHNGNIEVQSQLSHGSLFSVKLPI